In Pseudochaenichthys georgianus chromosome 6, fPseGeo1.2, whole genome shotgun sequence, a single window of DNA contains:
- the ddb2 gene encoding DNA damage-binding protein 2 produces the protein MKTRQAKSADESESKGRVKKRAGENSGPALSKKLRERKDGETSKQVPPLKSTGVQKRAGYGSILHYLYKSTLGQSLHSQMKQCLQEPFVRSLSSYQFHGATSPFDRRITCLEWHPTHLTTLAVGSKGGDIYLWDFEAPGKKTFLQGNGAGDFIGGMTFCPSDPSKLIVASGEGTLNMLSFEGHPPTVLSRTQDCGHDHHHVCHWYCCVDVSVSRQMLVTGDNVGHLVLLGLDGQKIFSEKLHKAKVTHAEFNSRCDWLLATASVDHTVKLWDLRNIKDKKSFLHEMPHDKAVNSAYFNPLDCSKLLTTDQYDQIRIYSSPDWSKPQHIIQHPHRQFQHLTPIKATWHPVYDLIMAGRYPDNRVCPGDQRTIDIFDSNTAELVCQLQDPTVSGIKSVNKFSPMGDVIGSGMGVSVLVWNRNRLLMSDESTAQEETSASAESSGSQRRNRQRPSRERRGPALDAKLKKKLPSLEETETKTKTKSIKEKLAEMRKK, from the exons ATGAAAACAAGACAGGCGAAGTCAGCAGATGAATCTGAATCAAAGGGAAGAGTGAAGAAAAGAGCCGGGGAGAACTCTGGTCCAGCTCTCTCCAAAAAACTACGAGAAAGAAAAGATGGAGAAACATCCAAACAAG TGCCTCCTCTCAAGTCTACAGGAGTCCAGAAGAGAGCAGGGTATGGGAGCATCCTGCactacctttacaagagcactCTGGGACAAAGTCTTCACTCACAGATGAAACAG TGTCTTCAGGAACCTTTCGTCCGCTCGCTGTCTTCATATCAGTTCCACGGGGCCACCAGCCCCTTCGACCGCAGAATCACCTGTCTGGAGTGGCATCCCACTCACCTCACCACTCTGGCTGTGGGCTCCAAAGGTGGAGACATATATCTGTGGGACTTTGAGGCGCCTGGGAAGAAAACCTTTCTCCAAGGG AACGGAGCAGGAGACTTTATTGGAGGGATGACATTTTGCCCGTCAGACCCCTCCAAACTTATTGTGGCTTCTGGTGAGGGCACACTGAACATGCTGAGCTTTGAGGGCCACCCACCCACCGTTCTGTCCCGAACCCAAGACTGTGGCCACGATCACCACCATGTTTG TCACTGGTACTGCTGCGTGGATGTGTCTGTAAGTCGACAGATGCTTGTGACAGGGGACAATGTGGGACATCTCGTACTCCTGGGTTTGGACGGCCAAAAG ATTTTCAGTGAGAAGTTGCACAAAGCCAAAGTTACCCAtgcagagttcaactcccgctgtgattggttgttggcgaCCGCATCAGTCGACCACACGGTGAAACTTTGGGACCTGAGAAACATCAAAGACAAgaagagctttctccacgagaTGCCGCATGATAAAGCTGTCAACTCAG CCTATTTCAACCCTCTGGACTGCTCCAAGTTGCTCACCACAGATCAGTACGACCAGATCCGGATCTACTCCTCTCCTGATTGGTCGAAGCCTCAACATATCATCCAACATCCACACAGACAGTTTCAGCATCTCACGCCCATCAAG GCCACATGGCACCCTGTCTATGACCTCATCATGGCAGGCCGTTACCCCGACAACCGGGTTTGCCCCGGAGACCAGAGGACCATCGACATCTTTGACTCCAACACAGCGGAGCTTGTGTGTCAGCTGCAAGATCCCACCGTCTCAGGTATCAAATCT GTAAATAAATTCAGTCCAATGGGTGATGTGATTGGATCTGGAATGG GTGTGTCGGTGCTGGTCTGGAATAGAAACAGGTTGTTGATGAGCGATGAGTCCACAGCGCAGGAGGAAACTTCTGCCTCAGCGGAAAGTTCAGGAAGCCAGCGGAGGAATAGGCAGCGCCCCAGCAGGGAGAGGAGAGGACCGGCTCTGGATGCAAAGCTCAAGAAGAAACTGCCTTCTCTAGAAGAAACGGAAACCAAGACCAAGACTAAGAGCATTAAAGAAAAGCTAGCAGAGATGAGGAAGAAATAA
- the LOC117447521 gene encoding protein FAM180A, with protein sequence MKKHLEFCLQVIVWLSLEQGLQDVAAGKSPTPPKPGSSVFDANLMFEFLLGGVEIDHDNNIVLLDKEMASMRTGRAFLSQINDNIPRSPSSMEQMATAHKSQNRPLTPDQFDGLVLSMVYSAQQAWHQDGEEHQEAWSEVLLQLANITVHELRGSYLFSYA encoded by the exons atgaaaaaacatcttGAATTCTGCCTTCAGGTCATTGTATGGCTTTCATTGGAGCAAGGGCTGCAAG ATGTGGCTGCAGGCAAAAGTCCAACACCTCCAAAACCCGGCTCATCTGTCTTTGATGCAAACCTGATGTTTGAG TTTTTGCTGGGTGGGGTGGAGATCGACCATGACAACAACATTGTTCTGCTGGACAAGGAGATGGCATCCATGAGGACGGGGCGGGCTTTCCTGTCTCAGATCAATGACAACATTCCCAGAAGTCCGAGCTCCATGGAGCAGATGGCGACAGCTCATAAGAGTCAGAATCGGCCGCTGACTCCAGATCAGTTTGACGGTCTTGTTCTGAGCATGGTGTACTCTGCCCAACAGGCCTGGCATCAGGATGgagaagagcatcaggaggCCTGGAGTGAAGTGCTCCTCCAGCTGGCAAATATTACGGTCCATGAACTACGTGGAAGTTATCTTTTCAGTTATGCATGA